The genomic window AATTTAATAGGGCTATTTTACGGTACTGTAACGCCTTTATGGCTTGGGGATTATGTAAGGATTCCATATTTAAGGGAAGAAAGCGATGCACCCTTTGGTAAATGTACTTCCAATATTATTATTGACCAGATAATGGAATTCGGTGGGTTATTCATACTCGCTCTTGCAGGCTCTATTGTTCTATTCAAACACTTTTCTTCTCTTTTCTTTATTTTCTTCTCTTTCTTCATAAGTTTTATCTCCGTAGCCATTTTTTTAAAGAAGAAAGAAAGGAGCGAAAAATTACTAAAAATAATTTATAAAATTTTCATACCAGAGAAATTGAAGGCATCCATGATGAATGAGTTTAACGCTTTTTATGAGGACATGCCATCTGTAAAGTCTCTCATCCTTCCTCTTCTTATAGGGATTTTCAGCTACATTCTTTTTTTTGTGCAGATATATATACTTGCGCTATCTTTTTCCATCAACATACCCTTAATAAATTTCATTCTGATTTATCCTGTAGCATCCCTTATCGGCTTAATCCCGATTACGGTAAGCGGGCTCGGGACGAGGGAATATGCCCTGATACACATCTTCTCGATTTATGGAATTCCGAGCGATGTCACGGTAGCAATATCTCTGAGCGGGTACGTTATTACAATGCTTATTCCATC from Candidatus Thermoplasmatota archaeon includes these protein-coding regions:
- a CDS encoding lysylphosphatidylglycerol synthase transmembrane domain-containing protein, which produces NLIGLFYGTVTPLWLGDYVRIPYLREESDAPFGKCTSNIIIDQIMEFGGLFILALAGSIVLFKHFSSLFFIFFSFFISFISVAIFLKKKERSEKLLKIIYKIFIPEKLKASMMNEFNAFYEDMPSVKSLILPLLIGIFSYILFFVQIYILALSFSINIPLINFILIYPVASLIGLIPITVSGLGTREYALIHIFSIYGIPSDVTVAISLSGYVITMLIPSIIGGVLSLTKVRVEKV